In uncultured Bacteroides sp., one genomic interval encodes:
- the rpsG gene encoding 30S ribosomal protein S7, with product MRKAKPKKRVILPDPVFNDQKVSKFVNHLMYDGKKNTSYEIFYAALETVKAKLPNEEKSSLEIWKKALDNITPQVEVKSRRVGGATFQVPTEIRPDRKESVSMKNLILYARKRGGKCMADKLAAEIIDAFNEQGGSFKRKEDMHRMAEANRAFAHFRF from the coding sequence ATGAGAAAAGCAAAACCAAAAAAACGGGTTATCCTTCCGGATCCCGTATTTAATGATCAAAAGGTTTCTAAATTTGTAAACCACTTGATGTATGATGGTAAGAAAAATACTTCATACGAAATTTTCTACGCAGCCTTAGAAACTGTTAAGGCTAAACTTCCTAACGAAGAAAAATCTTCATTGGAAATCTGGAAAAAAGCATTAGATAATATCACTCCTCAAGTTGAAGTAAAATCTAGACGTGTTGGTGGTGCAACATTCCAAGTTCCTACTGAAATTCGTCCTGATCGTAAAGAATCAGTTTCTATGAAGAACTTGATTCTGTACGCACGTAAAAGAGGCGGAAAATGCATGGCTGATAAATTAGCAGCTGAAATTATTGATGCATTTAACGAACAGGGCGGTTCATTTAAGCGTAAAGAAGATATGCATAGAATGGCTGAAGCTAACCGTGCATTTGCTCATTTCAGATTTTAA
- the fusA gene encoding elongation factor G yields the protein MARQDLHLTRNIGIMAHIDAGKTTTSERILFYTGLTHKIGEVHEGAATMDWMAQEQERGITITSAATTTKWKWNDETYKINLIDTPGHVDFTAEVERSLRVLDGAVATYCAVGGVEPQSETVWRQADKYNVPRIGYVNKMDRSGADFFEVVRQMKDVLGANPCPIVVPIGAEENFKGLVDLIKMKAIYWHDESMGADYSEEEIPAELIDECNEWRGKMLESVAEFDDTLMEKFFDDPSTITQEEVIAALRKATVQMAIVPMLCGSSFKNKGVQTLLDYVCAFLPSPIDTEAVVGTNPDTGEEEDRKPSEDEATSALAFKIATDPYVGRLTFFRVYSGKIDAGSYIYNSRSGKKERVSRLFQMHSNKQNPVEVIGAGDIGAGVGFKDIRTGDTLCDENKPIVLESMDFPDPVIAIAVEPKTQKDMDKLTNGLIKLAEEDPTFTVKTDEQSGQTVIAGMGELHLDIIIDRLKREFKVECNQGRPQVSYKEAITKTVNLREVYKKQSGGRGKFADIIVNIGPADEGFEGILQFVDEVKGGNIPKEFIPSVQKGFLSAMKNGVLAGFPLDTLKVTLTDGSFHPVDSDQLSFEICAIQAYKNACAKAGPALLEPIMSLEVVTPEESMGDVIGDLNKRRGQVEGMESSRTGARIVKAKVPMSELFGYVTSLRTITSGRATSSMTFSHYEKVSSSIAKTVLEEVKGRVDLV from the coding sequence ATGGCAAGACAAGATTTACATTTAACTCGTAATATCGGTATCATGGCTCACATTGATGCTGGTAAAACTACAACTTCTGAACGTATCCTTTTCTATACTGGTCTTACTCATAAGATTGGTGAAGTGCACGAAGGTGCTGCAACTATGGACTGGATGGCTCAGGAACAAGAACGTGGTATTACTATTACATCTGCGGCTACAACTACAAAATGGAAGTGGAATGACGAAACATATAAAATCAACTTGATTGACACTCCGGGACACGTTGACTTTACCGCTGAGGTAGAACGTTCTCTTCGTGTATTGGATGGTGCAGTTGCTACTTATTGTGCAGTTGGTGGTGTAGAACCACAATCTGAAACTGTTTGGAGACAAGCTGATAAATATAACGTTCCTCGTATTGGATATGTGAACAAAATGGACCGTTCTGGTGCAGACTTCTTTGAAGTTGTACGCCAAATGAAAGATGTTTTGGGAGCTAATCCTTGTCCTATCGTTGTTCCAATTGGTGCTGAAGAAAACTTCAAAGGTTTAGTAGACCTTATTAAAATGAAAGCTATCTACTGGCATGATGAGTCAATGGGTGCAGACTATTCTGAAGAAGAAATTCCTGCAGAACTTATTGACGAATGCAACGAGTGGAGAGGTAAGATGCTTGAATCTGTAGCTGAATTTGATGATACTTTGATGGAGAAATTCTTTGATGATCCTTCAACTATTACTCAAGAAGAGGTTATTGCAGCTCTTCGTAAGGCAACAGTTCAAATGGCTATCGTTCCAATGCTTTGTGGTTCTTCATTTAAGAATAAAGGTGTTCAAACTTTGCTAGACTATGTTTGTGCATTTTTACCTTCTCCTATTGATACAGAAGCTGTAGTTGGTACTAACCCTGATACTGGTGAAGAAGAAGATAGAAAACCATCTGAAGATGAAGCTACTTCTGCTTTGGCATTTAAGATTGCTACTGACCCTTACGTAGGTCGTTTGACTTTCTTCCGTGTTTATTCAGGTAAGATTGATGCTGGTTCTTATATCTATAACTCTCGCTCTGGAAAGAAAGAACGTGTTTCTCGTTTATTCCAGATGCATTCAAATAAGCAAAACCCAGTTGAAGTAATTGGTGCTGGTGATATTGGTGCAGGTGTTGGTTTCAAAGATATTCGTACAGGTGATACACTTTGCGATGAAAATAAACCAATTGTACTTGAATCAATGGACTTCCCGGATCCTGTAATTGCTATTGCTGTTGAGCCAAAAACTCAGAAGGATATGGATAAGCTTACTAACGGGTTAATTAAGTTAGCTGAAGAAGATCCAACTTTCACTGTTAAAACAGACGAGCAAAGTGGTCAGACAGTTATTGCTGGTATGGGTGAACTTCACTTGGATATTATCATCGACCGTTTGAAACGTGAGTTTAAGGTAGAATGTAACCAAGGTCGTCCTCAGGTATCTTACAAAGAAGCAATCACTAAGACTGTAAACCTTCGTGAAGTTTACAAAAAACAATCTGGTGGTCGTGGTAAGTTTGCTGATATCATTGTAAATATCGGTCCTGCTGACGAAGGCTTCGAAGGAATTCTTCAATTTGTTGACGAAGTAAAAGGTGGTAATATTCCTAAAGAATTTATCCCTTCAGTACAGAAAGGTTTCTTAAGTGCAATGAAGAATGGTGTGCTTGCAGGATTCCCTCTTGATACTTTAAAGGTTACTTTAACTGATGGATCTTTCCACCCAGTTGACTCTGACCAGTTATCATTTGAAATCTGTGCTATCCAGGCTTACAAAAACGCTTGTGCTAAAGCTGGTCCTGCTCTTCTTGAACCAATTATGAGTCTTGAAGTTGTAACTCCAGAAGAAAGTATGGGTGATGTAATTGGAGACTTGAACAAACGTCGTGGTCAGGTTGAAGGCATGGAATCTAGCCGTACAGGTGCAAGAATCGTAAAAGCTAAAGTTCCTATGTCAGAATTGTTTGGTTATGTAACTTCATTACGTACTATCACTTCTGGTCGTGCAACATCGTCAATGACATTCTCACATTATGAGAAGGTATCTTCTTCTATCGCAAAAACAGTTCTAGAAGAAGTTAAGGGACGTGTTGATTTAGTATAA
- the rpsL gene encoding 30S ribosomal protein S12: protein MPTIQQLVRKGRAVLVDKSKSPALDSCPQRRGVCVRVYTTTPKKPNSAMRKVARVRLTNQKEVNSYIPGEGHNLQEHSIVLVRGGRVKDLPGVRYHIVRGTLDTAGVAGRTQRRSKYGAKRPKPGQAAAPAKGKKK from the coding sequence ATGCCTACAATTCAGCAATTAGTAAGAAAAGGAAGGGCCGTTTTGGTTGACAAAAGTAAGTCTCCAGCGTTAGACTCATGTCCTCAAAGACGTGGTGTTTGCGTGAGAGTTTACACAACAACTCCAAAGAAGCCTAACTCTGCAATGCGTAAAGTAGCTCGTGTGCGCTTAACAAACCAGAAGGAAGTTAACTCGTACATTCCAGGAGAAGGACACAACTTGCAAGAGCACTCTATCGTATTAGTACGTGGTGGTCGTGTAAAAGACCTTCCAGGTGTACGTTATCACATCGTTCGTGGTACGTTAGATACAGCGGGTGTTGCAGGACGTACTCAAAGGCGTTCTAAGTACGGTGCAAAACGTCCAAAACCAGGACAAGCAGCAGCTCCAGCTAAAGGAAAGAAAAAGTAA